A genomic stretch from Candidatus Baltobacteraceae bacterium includes:
- a CDS encoding sporadic carbohydrate cluster 2OG-Fe(II) oxygenase, with amino-acid sequence MPVSIDPHTRFEDAEDARIRESFLGAGYVIEPAEDRSALDHIQSFVASTAAKALGVPAPANPTEFLDRIAESVKPAQLNDLRLTLIDALQAAAWFRPTYFACARRLLERIVGNELAMQRGLGFSIQLPNDESSVLPLHSDAWSEDSPFEAVLWIPLVDVARTKSMFVLTRDADARWRERLHEYAKRSVEEFTDAAADDLTYLDIPYGNVLVFTHTVMHGNRVNREPTTRWSINIRFKALFTPYSDKQLGDFFDPILIRPATRIGMSYALPPGFDD; translated from the coding sequence ATGCCCGTTTCCATCGACCCGCACACCCGCTTTGAAGACGCCGAGGACGCGCGTATCCGCGAGTCTTTTCTCGGCGCTGGCTATGTCATCGAACCGGCCGAAGATCGCTCGGCGCTCGATCATATCCAAAGCTTCGTCGCGAGCACGGCTGCGAAGGCGCTCGGCGTGCCCGCGCCGGCGAACCCCACTGAGTTTCTCGATCGCATCGCAGAGAGCGTGAAGCCGGCCCAGCTCAACGATCTGCGATTGACGCTCATCGACGCGCTGCAAGCGGCGGCTTGGTTTCGTCCGACGTATTTCGCGTGCGCTCGGCGACTGCTTGAACGCATCGTCGGCAATGAGCTCGCGATGCAACGCGGGCTTGGTTTTTCGATTCAGCTCCCTAACGACGAGAGTTCCGTCCTTCCGCTTCACTCCGATGCCTGGTCGGAAGATTCTCCGTTCGAAGCCGTGCTCTGGATACCGCTGGTCGACGTGGCTCGCACCAAGAGCATGTTCGTTTTGACACGTGACGCGGATGCGCGCTGGCGCGAACGGCTTCATGAATATGCGAAACGCTCGGTCGAAGAGTTTACCGACGCGGCTGCTGATGATCTCACGTACCTCGATATCCCATACGGAAACGTGCTCGTCTTCACCCATACCGTCATGCACGGCAATCGGGTCAACCGTGAACCGACGACGCGCTGGTCGATCAATATCCGCTTCAAAGCGCTCTTCACGCCGTACTCCGACAAGCAGCTCGGCGATTTCTTCGACCCAATCCTGATACGACCGGCGACCCGGATTGGCATGAGCTACGCGCTTCCTCCGGGATTCGATGACTGA
- a CDS encoding LIC12192 family sporadic carbohydrate cluster protein, which produces MTEHRGARGYIASRPVRGSVIPQRVQNLVIRDYCTRRGLIYLVSSAEYAMPECYMMLENVLRELPKLEAIVCFSVFMLPAQAARRRELYTRILESGATLHAALENLELRSAAQIERFEDLLSVAFLLDKAPLGGRYEKTDQPLAASADPFVRALAPFIS; this is translated from the coding sequence ATGACTGAGCACCGCGGGGCGCGAGGGTATATTGCAAGCCGGCCGGTGCGCGGCTCGGTCATACCGCAACGCGTGCAAAACCTGGTCATTCGTGACTATTGCACGCGGCGCGGTCTGATCTATTTGGTGAGCTCCGCCGAATACGCGATGCCCGAGTGTTACATGATGCTCGAGAACGTGCTGCGCGAGCTTCCCAAACTCGAGGCAATCGTATGCTTCAGCGTCTTCATGTTGCCTGCGCAAGCTGCTCGCCGGCGTGAGCTCTACACGCGCATCCTGGAATCCGGAGCGACGCTGCATGCGGCGCTCGAAAATCTCGAACTGCGCTCCGCTGCCCAAATCGAACGCTTCGAGGATTTGCTTTCGGTCGCGTTTCTTTTGGATAAGGCGCCGCTCGGCGGCCGCTACGAAAAGACCGATCAGCCGCTGGCTGCGAGCGCCGATCCGTTCGTGCGCGCCTTGGCGCCTTTCATTAGCTGA
- a CDS encoding NAD-dependent epimerase/dehydratase family protein, protein MSRKVLVTGGAGYVGAMLVPKLLGRGDAVTVLDTYYFGHDPLASLHGAAGLREVEGDLRDRDAIRRALEGCDTVIHLACISNDPSFELDPLLAKSINFDAFEPLVEESKRAGVRRFVFVSSSSVYGVSEAERVTEEHPLRPLTDYSKYKALCEPVALAAQSPDFTVIVLRPATVCGFSTRMRFDLSVNILTNHAVNKRKITVFGGTQTRPNIHIEDVTDLYVDILDEPAAKVAGEIFNVGYQNHTLARLAEIVKSVVEHELPDLAPIAIETTPTNDNRSYRVESEKIARVLGFQPRRTIEDAVRDLCRAFRNGRFPYAIDDERYYNVQLMKGAKARTNGSALAASG, encoded by the coding sequence ATGAGCCGGAAGGTGCTAGTTACCGGTGGCGCGGGTTATGTGGGCGCGATGCTCGTCCCCAAGCTGCTTGGACGTGGTGACGCCGTCACCGTGCTCGATACGTACTACTTCGGTCACGATCCGCTCGCTAGCTTGCACGGTGCAGCCGGTTTACGCGAGGTCGAAGGCGATCTCCGCGATCGCGACGCGATCCGCCGGGCACTCGAAGGCTGTGATACCGTCATCCATCTGGCGTGCATCTCCAACGATCCGTCCTTCGAGCTCGATCCTTTGCTTGCAAAGTCGATCAACTTTGACGCGTTCGAGCCGCTCGTCGAGGAAAGTAAGCGCGCGGGCGTGCGCCGTTTCGTCTTCGTCTCGTCCAGCTCGGTTTACGGCGTCAGTGAAGCCGAGCGCGTGACGGAAGAACATCCGCTGCGGCCGCTCACAGATTACTCGAAATATAAAGCGTTGTGCGAACCGGTTGCGCTCGCGGCGCAGAGCCCCGATTTCACCGTCATCGTCTTACGGCCGGCGACGGTTTGCGGCTTTTCGACGCGCATGCGTTTCGATCTCTCGGTCAATATTTTGACCAATCATGCGGTCAACAAACGGAAGATTACGGTTTTCGGCGGCACCCAGACGCGCCCGAACATCCATATCGAAGACGTGACCGATCTATACGTCGACATTCTCGACGAACCGGCCGCCAAGGTCGCGGGCGAAATCTTCAATGTCGGTTATCAGAATCACACGCTGGCGCGGCTGGCCGAGATCGTGAAGAGCGTCGTCGAGCACGAGCTTCCGGATTTGGCGCCGATTGCGATCGAAACCACCCCGACGAACGACAACCGTTCGTATCGCGTCGAGTCGGAGAAGATCGCGCGCGTGCTTGGATTTCAACCACGCCGGACGATCGAAGATGCCGTTCGGGATCTTTGCCGGGCGTTTCGCAACGGCCGCTTCCCGTACGCCATCGATGACGAACGCTACTACAACGTTCAGCTAATGAAAGGCGCCAAGGCGCGCACGAACGGATCGGCGCTCGCAGCCAGCGGCTGA
- a CDS encoding SDR family oxidoreductase, with protein MRAIVTGGAGFIGSHLVDRLVADGADVTVIDNLRTGRRSNLDAAIRSGHATLVQLDIAGALDEMRKLFRDAAVVFHLAGLADIVPSIERPEDYFRANVDGTFAVVEAARDAGVPRIVYAASSSCYGIPDSYPTSEAAELRPQYPYALTKLLGEQIVLHWGKVYGISTTSLRLFNVYGPRSRTTGTYGAVFGVFLAQKLAGKPYTVVGDGKQTRDFTFVSDVVDAFVTAAAVLERGGPANQIYNVGSGATQSINRLVELLGGDVVHIPKRPGEPDCTFADTSKIARELHWRPQVRFEDGVAGMLQAIDAWRDAPLWDPDSIEKATKTWFERLGSTQTVGA; from the coding sequence ATGCGTGCCATAGTAACCGGAGGTGCCGGCTTTATCGGCAGCCACCTCGTCGATCGTCTTGTTGCGGACGGCGCCGACGTCACCGTCATCGACAATCTGCGTACGGGGCGTCGAAGCAATCTCGATGCGGCGATCCGCAGCGGGCACGCAACGCTCGTTCAGCTCGACATCGCCGGTGCGCTCGATGAGATGCGCAAGCTTTTCCGCGATGCAGCCGTCGTCTTTCATCTTGCGGGTTTGGCCGACATCGTGCCGTCGATCGAGCGCCCCGAGGATTACTTCCGGGCAAACGTCGACGGAACGTTCGCGGTCGTTGAGGCAGCGCGCGACGCCGGCGTCCCGCGTATTGTGTACGCCGCCTCCTCGTCGTGTTATGGGATTCCTGATTCCTATCCGACGTCCGAAGCTGCCGAACTCCGGCCTCAATATCCGTATGCGCTCACGAAACTGCTCGGCGAGCAAATCGTCCTGCACTGGGGCAAAGTGTACGGCATTTCGACGACGTCGCTGCGGCTGTTCAATGTGTACGGACCACGTTCGCGCACGACCGGAACGTACGGTGCGGTCTTCGGCGTCTTTCTGGCGCAGAAGCTCGCCGGAAAACCCTATACCGTCGTCGGTGACGGAAAACAAACCCGCGACTTCACGTTCGTTTCCGACGTTGTTGACGCGTTTGTCACGGCGGCTGCAGTCCTCGAACGCGGTGGTCCGGCCAATCAAATCTATAACGTCGGGTCAGGTGCGACGCAAAGCATCAATCGGCTCGTCGAGCTGCTCGGCGGCGACGTGGTGCACATTCCCAAGCGGCCGGGAGAACCGGATTGCACGTTCGCCGACACGTCGAAGATCGCGCGAGAATTGCATTGGAGGCCGCAGGTACGGTTCGAGGACGGGGTCGCCGGGATGCTGCAGGCTATCGATGCTTGGCGCGATGCTCCGCTGTGGGATCCCGACTCGATTGAAAAAGCAACGAAGACCTGGTTCGAGAGACTGGGTTCGACCCAAACGGTAGGAGCGTAA
- a CDS encoding SIS domain-containing protein has translation MDMVERYLAEMERALRALSRDDVRRVVGALFDAWRWDKNVWIIGNGGSAATASHMMNDLCKCTLVDGQPRFRAMALTDNVPLVTAIANDLEYEEIFVEPLRTHLRKGDVLIALSGSGNSVNILRAVSYAKEFGALTIGLCGQPGGKLAVSADMCVIVPADRIGQQEDGHLILNHAIALALRERIELYATRSVNASAIAG, from the coding sequence ATGGATATGGTCGAGCGCTACCTCGCCGAGATGGAGCGCGCCCTGCGCGCGCTTTCCCGTGACGACGTGCGCCGGGTCGTCGGCGCGCTGTTCGACGCTTGGCGCTGGGACAAGAACGTCTGGATCATCGGCAATGGTGGCAGCGCAGCCACGGCCTCGCACATGATGAACGACCTGTGCAAATGCACGCTTGTCGACGGTCAGCCGCGCTTTCGTGCAATGGCGCTCACCGACAATGTCCCGCTCGTCACCGCGATTGCGAACGACCTCGAATACGAGGAAATCTTTGTCGAGCCGCTGCGTACGCACCTGAGGAAGGGCGATGTGCTCATTGCGCTTTCGGGCTCCGGCAATTCCGTAAACATTTTGCGCGCCGTTTCCTACGCGAAAGAGTTCGGTGCGCTGACGATCGGACTGTGCGGACAGCCCGGCGGCAAGCTCGCAGTTTCTGCCGACATGTGCGTGATCGTTCCGGCCGATCGGATCGGGCAGCAAGAGGACGGTCACCTGATCCTCAACCACGCGATCGCTTTGGCGCTCCGCGAGCGCATCGAGCTGTACGCGACGCGGAGCGTCAACGCGTCGGCGATTGCCGGATAG
- a CDS encoding glycosyltransferase family 2 protein, giving the protein MADDPYDPMIQTFGPKAQRFAQQLRDPKFDAIFADMEYVSQAYPAAVQARQNGVQVYGMVFWDDPRCVSVEGPALHILQHNMGMDDRLRLFASMADGSLVVNGKPLSTTITVPPELRALLREFIALVPAQLFRSVSDCDRFTNTFGCRSSEWDLAVAPAAIPDVTWQPSQQMRVVVWAPETPPDRLAIVGFALEELHAETWIVCAEGEQVDVRAHFIGATDRRVPELLSTASCVVVPAPSDPSAAIAFAERGFPLVVTSTSGAAEFIARAEIYEPWDGRGLFKALLRSVGRSASCRASNVRMPPALRPSGIDWTDREAPLVSVVITTYNRPDELREALACVVRQTYPNIECIVVNDAGTPVGDICNEVSRFNVRLIDLPENVGVMHVLNKGLRVATGRYICAFSDDDRIFPDFIERLVEATEGSGSPVAHTNTLARYMRRLEDGSLKLIGYNATVLSQTIDPTGILFSPWIAAMSMLVRRDLYETLGYYDETSIFNDYEIYLRFAKHVDIVHVNHFSCEFTCRTDASNFGTTAVAGEAAREHLAAIFEQFPLRDRPALVKLRENTLRVVAQRPSGMKYPYPPTFVFPGEEQHA; this is encoded by the coding sequence TTGGCCGATGATCCGTACGATCCAATGATTCAAACATTTGGTCCGAAGGCTCAGCGGTTCGCACAACAGTTGCGCGATCCAAAATTCGACGCGATCTTCGCGGACATGGAATACGTGTCGCAGGCGTATCCAGCCGCAGTCCAGGCGCGCCAAAACGGAGTTCAGGTCTACGGGATGGTTTTTTGGGACGATCCCCGCTGCGTATCGGTCGAAGGTCCTGCGTTGCACATTCTGCAGCACAACATGGGGATGGATGACCGGCTTCGATTGTTTGCCTCGATGGCGGACGGCTCTTTAGTCGTCAACGGCAAACCACTGAGCACAACGATTACCGTTCCACCCGAGCTCAGAGCGCTGTTGCGTGAATTCATCGCGCTAGTGCCCGCGCAACTCTTCCGAAGCGTCAGCGATTGCGATCGCTTCACCAATACCTTCGGATGCCGGTCTTCCGAATGGGATCTCGCCGTTGCGCCTGCGGCGATTCCGGACGTTACGTGGCAACCGTCGCAACAAATGCGCGTTGTCGTTTGGGCGCCGGAGACGCCGCCGGATCGACTGGCCATCGTCGGTTTCGCGCTCGAAGAATTGCATGCCGAAACATGGATCGTTTGCGCTGAGGGCGAGCAGGTAGACGTTCGCGCGCATTTTATCGGCGCGACCGATCGCCGTGTTCCAGAGTTGTTGTCGACGGCTTCGTGCGTCGTCGTCCCTGCGCCAAGCGATCCCTCCGCGGCAATCGCCTTCGCCGAGCGAGGTTTCCCGCTCGTCGTTACCTCGACGAGCGGTGCTGCAGAGTTCATCGCGCGCGCCGAGATCTACGAGCCCTGGGATGGTCGCGGCCTCTTCAAAGCTTTGCTCCGTTCGGTTGGCAGATCGGCATCGTGTCGCGCTTCAAATGTCCGCATGCCGCCGGCGCTGCGACCGTCCGGCATCGATTGGACGGACCGCGAAGCCCCGCTCGTCTCCGTCGTCATAACAACGTACAACCGGCCGGACGAACTACGCGAAGCCCTTGCGTGTGTTGTGAGACAGACGTACCCGAATATCGAATGCATCGTCGTGAACGACGCAGGAACGCCGGTCGGTGACATCTGCAACGAAGTTTCGCGGTTTAACGTGCGTCTCATCGACCTGCCTGAAAACGTCGGTGTTATGCACGTGCTCAATAAGGGATTGCGCGTGGCCACCGGCAGATATATTTGTGCCTTCTCGGACGACGATCGGATCTTCCCGGATTTCATCGAGCGGCTCGTCGAGGCGACGGAGGGCTCCGGATCTCCGGTCGCGCACACGAACACGCTGGCACGCTATATGCGGCGGCTCGAAGACGGCTCGCTCAAGCTAATCGGCTACAATGCAACGGTTCTGAGCCAGACGATCGATCCCACTGGAATCCTGTTCTCTCCATGGATTGCTGCCATGAGTATGTTGGTACGGCGAGATCTCTACGAGACGCTCGGCTACTACGATGAAACCTCGATTTTCAACGACTATGAGATCTATCTGCGCTTTGCAAAGCACGTCGACATCGTTCACGTCAACCATTTCAGTTGCGAATTTACCTGTCGAACCGACGCTTCGAACTTTGGAACGACGGCCGTTGCCGGAGAAGCGGCACGCGAGCACCTCGCGGCCATTTTCGAGCAGTTTCCACTTCGAGATCGGCCCGCGCTCGTAAAGCTACGGGAAAACACCCTTCGCGTCGTGGCTCAGCGACCAAGCGGCATGAAGTATCCGTATCCGCCCACCTTCGTCTTTCCGGGCGAAGAGCAGCACGCCTGA
- a CDS encoding copper amine oxidase N-terminal domain-containing protein: MNKPRPLSLRTLLSTGAIALAASGTLAFSRPATIDVDGRRVASDVPPVTIDQQAYLPLRAVTTVLGAQLRYEKASRSIEVVRGADTLKLHLGTQSATLNGRTIKLSHAPFTVRGRTMVAARTLERALGPKVRYNARKSQINVFTTDTSVAADQSDSSTSDAF; encoded by the coding sequence ATGAACAAGCCGCGCCCGCTTAGTCTTCGAACCTTGCTCTCGACCGGCGCGATCGCACTGGCCGCTTCGGGTACGCTTGCGTTTTCACGTCCCGCGACGATCGACGTCGATGGCCGTCGTGTGGCTTCGGATGTTCCGCCCGTGACGATCGATCAGCAAGCCTACTTGCCGCTCCGCGCTGTTACGACGGTGCTCGGTGCGCAATTGCGCTACGAAAAAGCGAGCCGTTCGATTGAGGTTGTCCGGGGTGCCGATACGCTCAAACTCCACCTCGGAACGCAATCGGCAACGCTGAATGGACGAACCATCAAGCTGTCTCACGCACCCTTCACCGTCCGCGGACGAACGATGGTCGCCGCGCGCACACTCGAGCGGGCGCTTGGGCCGAAGGTTCGCTACAACGCGCGCAAATCGCAGATCAACGTCTTCACGACGGACACTTCGGTCGCAGCGGATCAGAGCGACTCCTCGACTTCCGACGCCTTCTAA
- the ispG gene encoding flavodoxin-dependent (E)-4-hydroxy-3-methylbut-2-enyl-diphosphate synthase, which translates to MIRLRRKSKPVFLKNKTDVSDAKGVWIGGDHPIAVQSMTTTDTANVDATLEQVYGLAMAGCEIVRVTCQDPRDAAGLPAIVNRSPVPIVADVHFDHRMALAAIEAGVAKLRLNPGNITDPEKTREVVKLAVERGTPIRVGVNLGSLAKDLEERLGLTPEAMVESAVRHIEILEDLGHTDVVISLKAHEVQTTVYAYRLMDKRLRERGTPYALHLGITEAGLPRDGTIKSAIGLGILLWEGIGDTLRVSLAADPVEEVPVCWGILKSLGLREKGFDITACPSCGRAEIEVVDLAERVEALAKEYTAPVKVAVMGCVVNGPGESKMADVGVAGGKGKGAIYRRGSLVGTYPEERLLGALREEIEKVIAEVYPDYAHEIGRHEQAAPA; encoded by the coding sequence GTGATCCGTCTGCGACGCAAATCGAAGCCTGTCTTCCTCAAGAATAAAACCGACGTCTCGGATGCTAAGGGTGTTTGGATCGGCGGCGATCATCCGATCGCGGTGCAGTCGATGACGACCACCGACACGGCGAACGTCGATGCGACGCTCGAACAAGTTTACGGCCTTGCGATGGCTGGGTGCGAGATCGTGCGGGTCACGTGTCAGGATCCTCGAGACGCCGCGGGTCTGCCCGCCATTGTCAACCGCTCGCCCGTTCCTATCGTCGCCGACGTGCACTTCGATCATCGCATGGCGCTCGCCGCAATCGAAGCCGGCGTCGCAAAGCTGCGACTCAATCCGGGCAACATTACCGATCCGGAGAAGACGCGCGAAGTCGTGAAGCTCGCCGTCGAGCGCGGGACGCCGATTCGCGTGGGCGTCAACTTAGGGTCGCTTGCGAAAGATCTGGAAGAACGCCTTGGGCTCACTCCTGAAGCGATGGTCGAATCAGCGGTTAGGCACATCGAAATTCTCGAAGATCTCGGCCACACCGATGTCGTGATCTCGCTCAAAGCGCACGAAGTACAGACGACCGTCTACGCGTACCGGCTCATGGATAAGCGGCTCCGGGAACGCGGTACCCCGTACGCGCTGCACTTGGGAATCACGGAAGCAGGCCTACCGCGCGATGGGACGATCAAGAGCGCGATCGGGCTTGGAATTCTGCTCTGGGAAGGCATCGGCGACACCTTGCGGGTCTCGCTGGCGGCCGACCCAGTCGAAGAGGTCCCGGTTTGCTGGGGGATCCTCAAGTCGCTTGGTCTGCGCGAAAAAGGCTTCGATATCACAGCCTGCCCCTCGTGTGGCCGGGCCGAGATCGAGGTCGTCGACCTAGCCGAGCGCGTCGAGGCCCTAGCCAAAGAGTACACCGCACCCGTGAAAGTCGCCGTGATGGGATGTGTCGTCAACGGCCCCGGAGAGTCTAAAATGGCAGATGTCGGGGTTGCCGGTGGTAAGGGCAAGGGTGCCATCTATCGCCGGGGTAGCCTGGTCGGGACCTATCCTGAGGAGCGCCTGCTCGGTGCTTTGCGGGAAGAGATCGAAAAGGTTATCGCAGAGGTCTATCCGGACTACGCACACGAGATCGGACGACATGAACAAGCCGCGCCCGCTTAG
- a CDS encoding glycosyltransferase family 2 protein, which produces MAAQLGDTHVFVVAQEVIPTAYFDIAAARRAGEVFAAMFLIPDRRAALAYELSHAFIEGDYDRRRFVFDAIGSGSLNVGGRVLAELNVYEAEVKVALADVSRIPDALVVRSWTEAEAHRVLRGYARPHVARWYPARDLGVWTKAAGRDLVIVWAPDYPAEKCAIHTFALHDLHAPVVVVCRGGQGSSKRARYVDVDSADVPGLLSRALCIVDTSLDDPSWTQAFAARGMSVASATTSGAHEVADGVALYEPWSYRSIWAATAEALGSRASAARESPPSLDVIHRALEDSRPRVPEREPLVSIIIPTYNRRKDLARILRSVTAQSYANLEVLVVNDAGESVADFAGIDPRISVIEREVNQGTFAVMNYALDLVRGQYVVVMADDDEVYPDHLMRLVEALERTGASVAHSNVLIRFEKARNGEFQTTGYNCSVFCFPLDRTQVFSSSPVAGQGLMFRRTAFERIGKWDVDSVVGDQEIQIRLAEISDFTHVPHVTAEWLLRDSGAQMSRTWQKDVVADMKRVFERHPAPGRPYVEALRKQALERVASRPPGDVFTPTVSVADWGERVPGADA; this is translated from the coding sequence CGTTGTGGCCCAGGAAGTGATTCCGACGGCGTATTTCGATATTGCAGCCGCGCGGCGCGCAGGTGAAGTATTCGCCGCGATGTTTCTCATACCGGATCGTCGAGCGGCGTTGGCGTACGAATTGTCACACGCCTTCATTGAAGGCGACTACGATCGACGGCGCTTCGTGTTCGACGCGATTGGTTCGGGATCGTTGAACGTCGGCGGGCGGGTGCTCGCAGAGCTCAATGTTTATGAAGCGGAGGTCAAAGTTGCGCTTGCGGACGTTTCCCGTATTCCAGATGCATTGGTCGTGCGCTCCTGGACCGAGGCCGAAGCGCATCGCGTGCTGCGCGGGTACGCGCGTCCGCACGTCGCGCGCTGGTATCCCGCCCGCGATCTCGGTGTGTGGACCAAGGCTGCTGGCCGCGACCTCGTGATCGTTTGGGCGCCCGACTATCCAGCCGAGAAGTGCGCGATCCACACGTTCGCACTTCACGATCTTCACGCGCCGGTCGTCGTGGTTTGCAGGGGCGGCCAAGGTTCATCGAAACGCGCGCGTTACGTCGACGTCGACTCGGCGGACGTTCCGGGCCTGCTTTCTCGTGCGCTCTGCATTGTCGATACGTCTCTCGATGATCCGAGCTGGACGCAGGCCTTCGCTGCACGTGGGATGAGCGTAGCGTCGGCAACTACGAGTGGTGCGCACGAGGTCGCTGACGGCGTCGCGCTCTACGAGCCCTGGTCGTATCGTTCGATTTGGGCGGCGACCGCAGAAGCACTCGGCAGTCGTGCCAGCGCGGCTCGCGAATCTCCGCCGTCGCTTGACGTTATTCACAGGGCACTCGAAGATTCTCGACCGCGCGTACCTGAGCGAGAGCCACTCGTTAGCATCATCATCCCAACGTATAACCGGCGAAAAGATCTCGCGCGAATACTGAGGTCGGTCACGGCGCAGTCCTACGCAAACCTTGAAGTCTTAGTCGTAAACGACGCGGGCGAATCCGTCGCGGACTTTGCAGGCATCGATCCGCGCATCTCCGTTATCGAACGCGAGGTCAATCAGGGGACGTTCGCCGTGATGAACTACGCACTGGATCTCGTGCGCGGCCAATATGTTGTCGTCATGGCTGACGACGACGAGGTCTATCCGGATCACCTCATGCGGCTCGTCGAAGCGCTCGAGCGGACCGGCGCTTCCGTCGCGCACTCGAACGTGCTCATCCGCTTTGAGAAGGCACGCAACGGCGAGTTTCAAACGACGGGCTACAATTGCTCGGTGTTCTGCTTTCCGCTGGATCGAACCCAAGTGTTTTCGTCATCGCCGGTCGCTGGACAGGGCCTCATGTTTCGGCGCACGGCATTCGAGCGGATCGGCAAGTGGGACGTCGACAGCGTGGTAGGAGATCAAGAAATCCAAATCCGACTCGCTGAAATCTCGGATTTCACTCACGTTCCGCACGTGACGGCCGAATGGTTGCTACGCGATTCTGGGGCTCAGATGTCCCGAACGTGGCAGAAGGACGTCGTTGCGGATATGAAACGCGTCTTCGAGCGCCATCCGGCGCCGGGGCGTCCATATGTCGAAGCCCTCCGGAAGCAAGCACTCGAACGCGTCGCCTCTCGGCCGCCTGGCGATGTTTTTACACCGACGGTCTCTGTTGCCGACTGGGGGGAACGTGTTCCGGGAGCGGATGCTTGA